The DNA window GCCGGGCTTCGACGCCAAGGTGCTCTCGCTGTATGCCCGGGGGCTGACCGTTCGGGAGATCCAAGGCCACCTCGAGGACCTCTATCAGATCGCGATCGCGCCGGACGTGATCAGCACGGTCACGGATGCGGTCCTCGACGAAGTCACGGCGTGGCAGCAGCGCCCGCTGGACCGGATGTACCCCGTGGTGATTCTCGACGCCTTCCGGGTCAAAATTCGCGACGAAGGTGTCGTTCGCAAACAAGGCGGCCTACCTCGCCATTGGTGTCGCCCGCGACGGCACGAAGGACGTGCTGGGGCTCTGGCTCGAACAGACCGAGGGGGCCGCCTTCTGGTTGCGGGTGATGACGGGACTGAAGAGCCGCGGCGTCGACGACATCCTGATCGCGCTGATCGATGGCTTGGCCGGCTTTCCCGAGGCGATCACGACGGTCTTTCCCCAGACCCAGGTCCATCACTGTATGGTGCACTTGGTCCGCGGCAGTTTGAGCTACGTGCCGTGGGGCACTCGCCGCGCCGTCGCGGCCGAGCTGCGGGCGATCTACCGCGCCCCCACCGAGGCGGCCGCCACGGCCGCGTTGGACGCGTTCGCCCACAGTCCGGCGGGGGAACGTTACCCACCCATCGCGACGATGTGGCGCCGTCACTGGGCGCACATCCGGCCGGTGTTCGCCTATCCGCCGGCGATCCGCCGCTTGCTGTACACGACGAATGCGATCGAAAGTCTGCACATGCAGCTGCGGAAGATTATCAAGACCCGCGGGCATTTCCCCAGCGACGAGGCGGCCACCAAGTTGCTCTACCTCGCGTTGCGGAATATCATCACGAAGTGGAAGGCGCCCTCGATGCCGTGGCAAGCCGCGCTGCCGCATCTCGCCGTGCTGTTTGGCGACCGGTTTCTGGTGGAGGGCTGAGACCGGTGTCCCGGCCTCACACACAAAAAAAACGGACAGACCCGTCAGGCCACCCGAACGGCATCCTCGGCCATCCGCACCGAGGGTCAGGCGACTCTCAACGAGTGTCACGCGACCGAAATCGTTGTCACAGAGCCCGAAAACGTCGGTTACACGAGCCGTTTTGCCTGTCAC is part of the Gemmatimonadales bacterium genome and encodes:
- a CDS encoding IS256 family transposase; its protein translation is MSFANKAAYLAIGVARDGTKDVLGLWLEQTEGAAFWLRVMTGLKSRGVDDILIALIDGLAGFPEAITTVFPQTQVHHCMVHLVRGSLSYVPWGTRRAVAAELRAIYRAPTEAAATAALDAFAHSPAGERYPPIATMWRRHWAHIRPVFAYPPAIRRLLYTTNAIESLHMQLRKIIKTRGHFPSDEAATKLLYLALRNIITKWKAPSMPWQAALPHLAVLFGDRFLVEG